A single Nostoc sp. PCC 7107 DNA region contains:
- a CDS encoding nucleotidyltransferase family protein: protein MGIDEILKAYREEILQIAAKYGAYNVRVFGSVARGEAKADSDVDFLVELEPQRTLLDQIALMQSLEKLLGRKVDVTETETLHELIKDKVLREAVVL from the coding sequence ATGGGCATTGATGAAATTCTGAAAGCTTACCGAGAAGAAATTTTGCAAATTGCCGCTAAGTATGGAGCATATAATGTACGGGTGTTTGGTTCAGTTGCTAGGGGGGAGGCTAAAGCAGATAGTGATGTAGATTTTTTGGTAGAACTTGAACCGCAACGAACTTTATTAGATCAAATTGCTTTGATGCAGTCCTTGGAAAAATTACTAGGACGTAAAGTAGATGTAACTGAAACTGAAACTCTGCATGAGTTGATTAAAGATAAAGTGTTGCGGGAAGCTGTGGTGTTATGA
- a CDS encoding Gfo/Idh/MocA family protein, translating to MNQNVVGVAVVGTGFGQKVHIPGFNAHPKTEVVAVYHRDINQAQIIANANNIPHAYNKITDIIKLPEVQAVSISTPPFLHYEMAKTVLEAGKHLFLEKPTALNAAEAKVLYNLAIANKVTAVVDFEFRFVPGWQLFAELLASGYVGNKRLIKIDWFGSSRADTSRPWNWYSSQEKGGGVLGSLGSHAFDYIYWLFGSVRRLSAYLSTAIPNRIDLSTGALKPVETDDNCLLSLELADGTPCQLNISAVVHAPRTHWVEVYGDRGTLVLGSENQKDYIHGFRVWGSQVGQPLAEIEIPQQLMFTQNFTDGRISAFIRVIDQWLQGIDQKQSIVPSLREGVYSQLLMDLSHQSHKTSSWVDVPSLDAYLEN from the coding sequence ATGAATCAGAATGTAGTTGGTGTGGCTGTAGTCGGTACTGGATTTGGTCAAAAAGTTCATATTCCTGGGTTTAATGCCCACCCCAAAACTGAGGTAGTTGCTGTTTATCATCGGGATATTAATCAAGCTCAAATCATTGCTAATGCTAATAATATTCCTCACGCTTATAACAAGATTACGGATATTATTAAACTCCCAGAAGTACAAGCAGTTAGTATCTCAACACCACCATTTCTGCACTATGAAATGGCAAAAACTGTGCTAGAAGCAGGCAAACATTTATTTTTAGAAAAACCCACAGCTTTAAATGCAGCCGAAGCGAAGGTGTTATATAATTTAGCAATAGCAAATAAGGTAACAGCGGTTGTAGATTTTGAATTTCGCTTTGTCCCTGGATGGCAATTATTTGCAGAATTATTAGCATCAGGTTATGTCGGTAACAAACGCTTAATTAAAATTGATTGGTTTGGTTCTTCCCGCGCTGATACTTCTCGCCCTTGGAATTGGTATTCTTCTCAAGAAAAAGGCGGTGGTGTATTAGGTTCGTTGGGTTCCCACGCCTTTGATTATATTTATTGGTTATTTGGATCAGTCCGTCGGTTAAGCGCTTATTTAAGTACAGCCATCCCCAACCGAATTGACCTTAGTACTGGTGCATTAAAGCCAGTGGAGACGGATGATAACTGTTTGCTATCCCTGGAATTAGCTGATGGAACACCTTGTCAACTGAATATTAGTGCGGTGGTTCATGCACCGAGAACCCATTGGGTTGAAGTGTATGGCGATCGCGGTACTTTAGTATTAGGTAGCGAAAATCAAAAAGACTACATCCACGGTTTTCGCGTTTGGGGTTCTCAAGTAGGACAACCCTTAGCAGAAATTGAAATTCCCCAGCAGTTAATGTTTACCCAAAACTTCACCGATGGCCGCATTTCTGCATTTATCAGGGTAATAGACCAATGGCTGCAAGGAATTGACCAGAAGCAGTCAATAGTTCCATCCTTGCGTGAAGGTGTTTATTCGCAATTGTTGATGGATTTATCGCATCAATCCCATAAAACAAGTAGTTGGGTTGATGTTCCTAGTTTGGATGCTTATTTGGAAAATTGA
- a CDS encoding response regulator, with amino-acid sequence MLRILLIDDNPHDRLLAINALEREFVDLKIQQIARPQEFEQALSVGEFDLVITDYELRWSNGIEVLRNIKSRYPEIPIVMFTNNGSQEIAVEAMKSGLDDYVIKSPSNYMRLPVAVRLALKQAVTRHQMTGLETRFQTLLNQLNVGVYRITADGIVLDANAAFLQLLGLDSLTEISFNQTWRSYFSTEDDAQLWQQLRIDAGVRERELLLHRPDGREIWVRISQTFTTNGDTTIIDGIIEDITERKYAEKALQESEARFRWIFESNVIGICFWNSDGNITAANDAYLQLVGYTRADMKTGGLHWTDISESEYNEQDLRIIEELKQFGISTPVEKCYIHKAGYRVPILIGCAFREGSQTDGFTFVVDLTERKQAEQEREQLLQREQTARQTAEAANRVKDEFLAILSHELRSPLNPILGWSKLLVTHKLSESKISEALATIERNAKLQAQLIEDLLDISQILRGKLSLNIASVNLQSVISAALETVQLAAQAKAIEIQTTLSANVGTVLGDPVRLQQVVWNLLSNAVKFTSSGGRVEVRLEQVGRQAQIQVIDTGQGISSEFLPFVFDYFRQADSQTTRRFGGLGLGLAIVKHLVELHGGAVWAASPGEGQGAIFNVRIPLIKNQTQLSQSPEQSDIYQELTGIRILVVDDEVDSREVVAFMLKECGAEVIAVPSAAEALSAFTQLQPDVLVFDIGMPDVDGYMLMRQIRSLPPEKGGQIPAIALTAYAGELNKQQALFAGFQLHSSKPIEPTELVNLITQLVK; translated from the coding sequence ATGTTACGCATTCTCCTAATTGATGATAATCCCCACGATCGCTTGCTGGCAATTAATGCCTTAGAGCGAGAATTTGTTGACTTGAAAATCCAGCAAATTGCTCGTCCGCAAGAGTTTGAGCAAGCATTGTCAGTGGGAGAATTTGACTTAGTAATTACTGACTACGAATTGCGCTGGAGTAACGGCATAGAAGTACTTCGCAATATTAAAAGCCGCTATCCCGAAATACCTATAGTGATGTTTACTAACAATGGCTCACAAGAAATTGCTGTAGAGGCGATGAAATCAGGGTTGGATGACTATGTAATTAAGTCTCCAAGTAACTATATGCGTTTACCTGTGGCGGTGCGTTTGGCACTCAAGCAAGCCGTAACGCGACACCAAATGACAGGCTTAGAAACGCGCTTTCAAACTTTACTCAATCAACTAAACGTTGGAGTTTACCGGATTACTGCTGATGGTATTGTTCTAGATGCTAACGCGGCATTTTTACAACTGTTGGGTCTAGATTCTTTAACGGAAATTTCCTTCAATCAAACTTGGAGGTCTTATTTTTCCACAGAAGATGATGCCCAACTGTGGCAACAACTGCGGATAGATGCAGGCGTGCGGGAGCGTGAATTACTTTTGCATCGCCCTGATGGTAGGGAAATTTGGGTACGAATTAGCCAAACTTTTACGACTAATGGCGATACAACAATCATTGATGGTATCATTGAGGACATTACTGAGCGCAAATATGCCGAAAAAGCTCTCCAGGAAAGTGAAGCCAGATTCAGATGGATATTTGAATCAAATGTAATTGGGATTTGTTTTTGGAATAGTGATGGCAATATCACAGCAGCTAATGATGCTTATTTACAGCTAGTAGGTTACACACGCGCAGACATGAAAACAGGAGGTTTGCATTGGACAGATATCTCTGAGTCTGAATACAATGAGCAAGATTTACGAATTATTGAAGAACTGAAGCAGTTTGGGATTTCAACTCCTGTAGAAAAGTGTTACATTCACAAAGCAGGTTATCGTGTTCCTATTCTCATCGGCTGTGCTTTTCGAGAAGGTTCTCAAACTGATGGTTTTACCTTTGTAGTTGATTTAACAGAACGTAAGCAAGCAGAACAAGAGCGAGAACAACTTTTGCAACGAGAACAAACAGCACGCCAAACAGCCGAAGCGGCGAACCGAGTCAAAGATGAATTTCTCGCTATTTTATCCCATGAATTGCGATCGCCACTGAATCCGATTTTGGGTTGGTCTAAGTTACTCGTCACCCACAAATTAAGCGAATCCAAGATATCGGAAGCTTTGGCAACTATTGAGCGCAATGCTAAGTTACAAGCACAACTGATAGAAGACTTATTAGATATCTCCCAAATTCTCCGGGGTAAACTCAGCCTCAATATTGCCTCTGTAAATTTGCAGTCGGTAATTTCGGCGGCGTTGGAAACTGTACAGTTAGCAGCCCAAGCTAAAGCGATTGAAATTCAAACTACCTTATCGGCAAATGTTGGTACTGTTTTGGGAGATCCTGTGCGTTTGCAACAGGTAGTTTGGAATTTGCTGTCTAATGCTGTGAAGTTTACCTCTTCTGGTGGTCGTGTAGAAGTCCGCTTAGAGCAAGTTGGCAGACAAGCGCAAATTCAAGTTATCGATACAGGCCAAGGAATTAGCTCAGAGTTTTTACCTTTTGTATTTGATTATTTCCGCCAAGCCGATAGTCAAACTACCAGAAGATTTGGTGGTTTAGGATTGGGGCTGGCAATTGTCAAACATTTGGTAGAGTTACATGGCGGCGCAGTTTGGGCAGCCAGTCCAGGGGAAGGACAAGGCGCTATCTTTAATGTGAGAATACCGTTAATTAAAAATCAGACTCAACTATCTCAAAGTCCTGAACAGTCTGATATTTACCAAGAGTTAACAGGTATTCGCATCTTAGTTGTAGATGATGAAGTAGACTCGCGGGAAGTGGTGGCTTTCATGCTCAAAGAATGTGGTGCAGAAGTCATCGCCGTTCCATCTGCGGCGGAAGCACTCTCGGCTTTTACCCAATTACAACCAGATGTCCTCGTCTTTGATATTGGAATGCCTGATGTTGATGGTTATATGCTCATGCGGCAAATTAGAAGTCTACCTCCAGAAAAAGGCGGGCAAATTCCGGCGATCGCCCTTACAGCTTATGCGGGAGAATTAAACAAGCAACAAGCTCTATTTGCTGGTTTTCAACTGCATTCATCCAAGCCCATTGAGCCAACTGAGTTAGTCAATTTAATTACTCAACTTGTTAAATAG
- a CDS encoding nucleoside phosphorylase, which yields MTNKRFYHIGFGQEDLGASPPTIALLSGDRDRAHFIAHNYLQDVRLLSQNRGLDSYLGYLPNNRPILSATSGMGAPSLSIVVNELVQVGIRQIIRIGTCGSIQPHIPVGSIVISSAALCRQGAATDIAPMEYPAAADPFLTVALVQAAQALEFEHYLGITASVDTFYEGQERTDSANPDLMRSLRGITEEYRRLNILNYEMECGTLFKMAGVYQFAAAAVCGVVAQRTVDEKVVLEQKEVAVKNAIATAIHTVMNYFPSL from the coding sequence ATGACAAATAAACGCTTTTATCACATTGGTTTTGGGCAAGAGGATTTAGGCGCATCGCCTCCCACGATTGCTTTATTATCGGGCGATCGCGATCGCGCTCATTTCATTGCCCACAATTATTTACAAGATGTGCGTTTGTTGTCGCAAAATCGCGGTCTTGATAGTTATCTCGGATACTTACCCAATAATCGCCCTATTCTATCTGCAACTAGTGGGATGGGTGCGCCTTCTTTAAGTATTGTGGTGAATGAGTTGGTACAAGTTGGTATCCGGCAAATTATTCGCATCGGGACTTGTGGTTCTATTCAACCGCATATACCAGTCGGTAGTATTGTAATTAGTAGTGCCGCTTTGTGTCGTCAAGGTGCAGCTACTGACATTGCACCTATGGAATATCCGGCGGCGGCTGATCCGTTTTTGACGGTGGCTTTAGTCCAGGCTGCACAAGCATTAGAGTTTGAGCATTATTTAGGTATTACCGCTTCTGTTGATACTTTTTATGAAGGGCAGGAACGCACTGATTCGGCAAATCCAGATTTAATGCGATCGCTCCGTGGTATTACGGAAGAATATCGGCGGTTGAATATTTTGAACTATGAAATGGAATGCGGCACACTGTTCAAAATGGCAGGAGTGTATCAATTTGCGGCAGCGGCTGTTTGCGGTGTAGTAGCGCAACGTACTGTTGATGAGAAGGTAGTTTTAGAACAAAAAGAGGTTGCTGTGAAAAATGCGATCGCCACCGCTATTCATACAGTAATGAATTATTTTCCCTCACTGTAA
- a CDS encoding sensor histidine kinase has translation MYVPKKLRFTPSQIVAVTVLLTLLLFIPQIWLNWQAYYNFNHLTKNEFRLQKLSDEIIYLDEVLTMSARMNAATGNLMWEKRYRQFEEKLDNAIQASIKLAPQAYNSQDAKKIDVANQQLVKMEYQSFDLVKKNKQQAAQQLLSSHEYDTQKQIYADGVIKRKENISLALQQKVAKYRQKIFLAILASIISLLLLIPAWLLVLNLLREYLRAKKNAQVALEEINWILETKVAARTETLNQQNIQLEQTLQELKNTQVQLIQTEKMSSLGQLVAGVAHEINNPVNFIYGNLMYAKEYTQKLIDLIKLYQQEYSHNNSKITTVIKEIDLEFILEDLPKIVSSMTLGADRIREIVIILRNFSRLDEADMKPVDIHEGIDSTLLILQHQLKGKQEQKEIKIIKDYCSNSPLVECYAGGLNQVFMNIIGNAIDALHEKEVEDIKQAKERNTSCIIIQTQVRNAESLIISIKDNGSGISEEYKNRLFDPFFTTKPIGKGTGLGLSISYQIIVDKHHGKINCISSPGEGTEFVIEIPIRQIK, from the coding sequence ATGTATGTACCTAAAAAACTAAGATTTACGCCTTCGCAAATAGTAGCTGTCACAGTACTATTAACATTACTCTTATTTATTCCTCAAATTTGGCTTAATTGGCAAGCATATTATAATTTTAATCATCTGACTAAAAATGAATTTAGATTACAGAAATTGAGTGATGAAATTATTTATCTCGATGAAGTATTAACCATGTCAGCCCGGATGAATGCTGCTACAGGTAACTTGATGTGGGAAAAACGCTATCGTCAATTTGAAGAAAAACTTGATAATGCTATTCAAGCATCGATTAAACTAGCACCTCAAGCATATAACAGTCAGGATGCTAAAAAAATTGATGTTGCTAATCAGCAGCTAGTTAAAATGGAATATCAATCTTTTGATTTAGTCAAAAAGAATAAACAACAAGCAGCGCAACAACTATTATCTAGCCACGAATATGATACGCAAAAACAGATTTATGCTGATGGTGTGATCAAAAGAAAAGAGAATATATCACTTGCATTACAACAAAAAGTTGCGAAATATCGCCAAAAAATATTTTTGGCAATCTTAGCTTCCATTATAAGTTTATTATTGCTGATTCCTGCATGGCTTTTGGTACTGAATTTATTGCGAGAATACTTAAGAGCGAAAAAAAATGCTCAAGTTGCTTTAGAAGAAATTAATTGGATTTTAGAAACAAAAGTTGCAGCAAGAACAGAAACATTAAATCAGCAAAATATTCAATTAGAACAGACATTACAAGAACTAAAAAACACACAGGTACAACTGATTCAAACTGAAAAAATGTCTTCACTTGGTCAGCTAGTAGCTGGTGTTGCTCATGAAATTAATAATCCAGTTAATTTTATTTATGGCAATTTAATGTATGCGAAGGAATATACTCAGAAATTAATAGACTTAATCAAATTATATCAACAAGAATATTCTCATAATAACTCAAAAATAACTACTGTAATTAAGGAAATAGATTTAGAATTCATTCTTGAGGATCTGCCTAAAATCGTATCTTCAATGACACTTGGTGCTGATCGTATCCGTGAGATTGTAATTATCTTGCGTAACTTTTCACGTCTTGATGAAGCTGACATGAAACCTGTTGATATTCATGAAGGCATTGACAGTACTTTGCTAATTTTGCAACATCAGCTAAAAGGTAAGCAGGAACAGAAAGAAATCAAAATTATTAAAGACTATTGTAGTAATTCACCTCTGGTTGAATGTTATGCAGGCGGATTAAATCAGGTATTTATGAATATTATTGGTAATGCTATTGATGCTTTACACGAGAAAGAAGTAGAAGATATAAAACAAGCAAAGGAACGAAATACTAGTTGCATTATAATTCAGACTCAAGTAAGAAATGCAGAATCTTTAATAATTAGCATTAAAGATAACGGTTCAGGTATCAGTGAGGAATATAAAAATAGATTATTTGACCCATTTTTTACTACTAAACCTATAGGCAAAGGTACAGGTTTAGGTTTATCTATTAGTTATCAAATTATAGTAGATAAGCATCACGGCAAAATCAACTGTATTTCATCTCCAGGAGAAGGGACAGAATTTGTGATTGAAATTCCGATAAGACAGATAAAATAA
- a CDS encoding DUF4870 domain-containing protein: MRKQVQKQMRTWAMLCHISALVAWLLLFGLVFLGIPLYLPLNILLPLVIWHLKKSKYPWIDFQGRESLNFQISLTLYTLIVIIFSLLLVLGSCGIAITTNGAVNEVKSVLDGLLLVWTFLIFGLLLLQSFFITFAAIKAYHGEHYRYPLTMRILR; encoded by the coding sequence ATGAGAAAACAAGTCCAAAAACAAATGCGTACATGGGCGATGTTATGTCATATTTCGGCTTTAGTCGCATGGCTATTGTTATTTGGATTAGTCTTTCTGGGTATTCCTTTGTATTTACCGTTGAATATTTTATTACCTTTAGTAATTTGGCATCTGAAAAAATCTAAATATCCTTGGATTGACTTTCAAGGTAGAGAATCTTTAAACTTTCAAATCTCATTAACTTTGTATACTTTAATTGTGATTATTTTTTCTTTGTTACTCGTACTGGGTAGCTGTGGTATTGCCATCACAACCAATGGTGCAGTTAACGAAGTTAAATCAGTTTTAGATGGTTTGCTTTTGGTCTGGACATTTTTAATTTTTGGTTTACTTCTATTACAATCTTTCTTCATCACTTTTGCTGCCATTAAAGCTTATCATGGAGAACATTATCGTTATCCTTTGACAATGCGAATTTTGCGCTGA
- a CDS encoding TIGR02281 family clan AA aspartic protease, translated as MNCVWQRGITYINLALIAVMPTLIFSAFAHRVIAEDPSACFMVTSSGMTIELTKLCNEANRAKTTSEGRVFRVPIKRHFGRTPVIDVTFNNQKTFEMVVDTGANGTLITQAMANSLQIKPTGTLNAQTADGNQVQFPTGKIKSMAAGGIVANNVEVAIASKADIGLLGHDFFGNYDIKILQTAVEFHTR; from the coding sequence ATGAACTGTGTGTGGCAGCGGGGAATTACTTATATTAACTTAGCGTTGATTGCAGTAATGCCAACGCTGATATTTTCAGCATTCGCACACCGAGTAATAGCGGAAGATCCGAGCGCGTGTTTTATGGTGACTTCTTCCGGGATGACTATAGAGTTAACAAAGCTTTGCAACGAGGCAAATAGAGCTAAGACCACTTCCGAAGGCAGAGTTTTTCGCGTACCAATTAAACGCCACTTTGGGAGAACTCCAGTAATTGATGTCACCTTTAATAACCAAAAAACCTTTGAGATGGTTGTCGATACAGGTGCAAATGGAACTTTGATTACTCAAGCAATGGCGAATTCATTGCAAATCAAGCCTACGGGTACGCTCAATGCTCAAACGGCCGATGGTAATCAAGTACAATTTCCTACAGGCAAAATAAAGTCTATGGCTGCGGGTGGCATTGTCGCCAATAATGTAGAAGTAGCGATCGCATCTAAAGCCGATATTGGCTTACTGGGTCACGATTTCTTCGGCAATTATGACATTAAAATTTTACAAACAGCAGTGGAATTTCATACGCGTTAA
- a CDS encoding DUF86 domain-containing protein: MRDDKLYLSNILECIERIESYTDDGKEAFLQTKIIQDAVIRNFEIIGEATKRLSPEIKAAYPDIPWQQVAGFRDVLIHDYLKVNLNRVWGVIEQNLPQLKITVEAILQELREL, from the coding sequence ATGAGAGACGACAAGCTTTACTTGAGCAATATTTTAGAATGTATTGAACGCATTGAATCTTACACCGATGATGGCAAAGAGGCATTTTTGCAAACCAAAATAATTCAAGATGCCGTAATTAGAAATTTTGAAATTATTGGGGAAGCTACAAAACGATTATCTCCCGAAATTAAAGCAGCTTATCCCGATATACCTTGGCAGCAAGTAGCTGGTTTTAGAGATGTACTGATTCACGATTATTTAAAAGTCAACTTAAACCGCGTGTGGGGAGTGATTGAACAAAATTTACCCCAACTTAAAATAACTGTTGAGGCGATTTTACAGGAATTAAGAGAGTTGTAA
- a CDS encoding DUF1822 family protein, with product MTFTLTNSTDLILEIPEFRQRSQAFSHPSSAYQAYLNELCLNAVLPWLQEDFTPQAKVWPTTTALSSFWELVNGTAITVDATRFILVPSESIDLSELRVPQEWVDLPSWLGDYYLAVQVEPDAGYIRVWGYCTHAQLKHKGNYDAGDRTYSLDATEIITDMSVLAVAREFCTAEPTRSNVTAIPTLAQAQAQNLIDRLANAEVITPRLAIPFQLWGGLIEHSGWRQNLYEKRIGLPEQRSVLQWLQSGVSQLAETIGWERWNLELSAASRSVGDRQTEVNISRRLAIAGQFYELTITPQGEPDSLYWRFELRNAIVGAAIPGGFKIRLLTEDLQPFPNNEDIATTAVEQLYVEVALEPGEGIVWEVEPLPENYEREILKF from the coding sequence ATGACTTTTACTTTAACCAATTCCACGGACTTAATTTTAGAGATTCCCGAATTTCGCCAACGCAGTCAAGCTTTTTCTCATCCTAGTTCTGCATATCAAGCTTATTTAAATGAACTTTGCCTGAATGCTGTCTTACCTTGGTTACAGGAGGACTTTACACCACAGGCAAAGGTTTGGCCAACTACCACTGCATTATCCAGTTTTTGGGAACTGGTGAATGGAACTGCTATTACAGTAGATGCAACGAGATTTATCTTAGTTCCTAGTGAAAGTATTGATTTAAGTGAGTTGCGCGTACCACAAGAATGGGTAGATTTACCGAGTTGGTTGGGTGATTATTATTTAGCTGTGCAAGTAGAACCAGATGCAGGCTATATCAGAGTTTGGGGTTACTGCACTCATGCCCAACTTAAGCATAAAGGAAATTATGATGCAGGAGATCGCACTTACTCTTTAGATGCGACAGAAATAATTACCGATATGAGTGTTTTAGCAGTGGCGCGAGAATTTTGTACAGCAGAACCTACACGCAGTAATGTCACTGCAATTCCCACCCTAGCACAAGCCCAAGCGCAAAACTTAATTGACCGCCTCGCCAACGCCGAAGTCATCACACCTCGGTTAGCAATTCCTTTTCAACTCTGGGGTGGGTTAATCGAACATAGCGGTTGGCGACAAAATCTTTATGAAAAACGCATCGGATTACCAGAACAGCGTTCAGTTTTACAATGGTTGCAAAGTGGCGTATCGCAACTTGCAGAAACTATTGGTTGGGAACGCTGGAATTTAGAATTGAGTGCAGCGTCGCGGAGTGTAGGCGATAGACAAACTGAGGTGAATATATCACGACGGCTGGCGATCGCTGGACAATTTTACGAACTGACAATTACACCCCAAGGCGAACCAGACTCACTCTACTGGCGGTTTGAATTACGTAACGCCATAGTTGGCGCAGCCATTCCCGGCGGTTTTAAAATTCGACTCCTCACCGAAGACTTACAACCTTTCCCCAACAACGAAGATATCGCCACAACCGCAGTCGAACAACTCTATGTAGAAGTCGCCTTAGAACCAGGCGAAGGTATCGTCTGGGAAGTAGAACCTTTACCCGAAAATTATGAGCGAGAAATACTCAAATTTTAA